A single genomic interval of Bacteroidales bacterium harbors:
- a CDS encoding gliding motility-associated C-terminal domain-containing protein: MKKSIFFLLLNFTFMVSYAQFSIYNISTVSNPSNANQLVDKLVGTGVTYSNATFSGSTAGTQSGNAGFFSGGSSSIGISNGIVISTGNVGSTTWDYNNGVWIQYFNNATITGSNTYFGLSTVTGTGDDATLHSIVNANTFDKAVLEFDFVPESNYIQFRYVFASEEYNEWVNNIYNDVFGFFVTSLEADGYNYSNKNIAIVPGTPNTAVAINTINNGPCPDPNNQPWGNSNGTCTNCAYFIDNTYNVRQTEFDGLTTVLTASCYVTPCKQYHMKIAIADVTDPYYDSGVFLEENSFISPIVNQISYTTSNPTAGGGTNMVEGCSNGTLTFSLSSATPMNRNVPFTLGGSAQFGVDYYTIPDISGSYTPPNNYYVTIPAGQQTTTLSIVPVQDGSIEATENIDFGIQTNLCGTPIINSGTVYILDNSTPFSSSLPPTVDICNGSSTTLNATINGGQTPFTYSWNSGHTTNPINVNPGSTTTYMVTITDACGLTTTASSTVNVNPVPSAIPSVTTQSICSGTATNITIGSNVSGADFSWIATPSGNITGYANGTGSLIQQTLVNSDATAGTVTYSIQATANGCTGSTANVVVTVNPSPTITSVDVVNNSVCIGTPDGQITINANGGTAPLSYSLDGGTLQANNVFTQIGTGSHNALVQDANGCQATYNNIQVNGTSGPIINQVQTTDLACYGINTGVITIDATGAVQYSIDNGTNWQVSNTFTNLAAGTYAILVQDAGQCNTPSLAVIQSPSEIMANFVNQDEFCGTPGSSHIVVSGGTPGYSYLWSNGSTLDSIFNITGGSYSVTVTDANNCTKVFNTIVGSVPAPIINVINSTNVSCFNGANGSITIQATGAQFYSIDNGNTWSSNAVFNNLPTGTYQVIVRDANGCTDYDVITLTSPSAMTAEITADPEVCGAPGGASVNITGGTAPYTYLWTTGDTTSAIHGIYHGNYTVTVTDANGCTAQFNANVAYQGGNIQLNYTTTNVACNGDSTGSIQLSILNITPPYLVNWSHTSDTSLIQNHLPAGAYNVTVSDTYGCTSVATIPIAEPAALNLNLNITHPACYNSNDGQITANVNGGVSPYSYSWSIGGSGSTISPLAAGVYHLTITDANQCSVVANDIQLSNPPQLIVSTQAQNPLCYNGNEGIIVAVANGGTPPYQYQWIGGVDNDTLTQAASGTYVVTVVDAHYCTATSSATLYNPPAMTLMSQTQVINHIGSIDITVQGGLLPYTYLWSNGATSEDLTNLGGGTYIVTVSDAHHCLLVDTFYIDIPLEIPNVITPNNDGKNDDFEIIGVQGYEKVSIEIYGRWGDKLFDFKGTGLEYVNKSNRWNGKHNGKDLPMGSYIYIIKLNDDDPITGVVSIVR; this comes from the coding sequence ATGAAAAAAAGCATTTTTTTCTTATTATTGAATTTTACCTTTATGGTTTCTTACGCACAGTTTTCTATTTATAACATATCAACTGTTTCCAATCCTTCTAATGCTAATCAATTGGTTGACAAGTTAGTAGGCACTGGTGTTACTTATTCTAATGCCACATTTTCTGGAAGCACTGCAGGAACTCAATCGGGTAATGCTGGTTTTTTTAGTGGGGGAAGTTCTTCTATTGGGATATCAAATGGAATTGTTATTTCAACGGGTAATGTTGGAAGTACAACGTGGGATTATAATAATGGTGTTTGGATTCAGTATTTTAATAATGCAACAATAACTGGTTCAAATACATATTTTGGACTATCAACAGTAACAGGCACGGGTGATGATGCTACTTTGCATTCAATTGTTAATGCTAATACTTTTGATAAAGCTGTGTTAGAGTTTGATTTTGTGCCCGAATCAAATTATATTCAATTTCGATATGTTTTTGCTTCTGAAGAATATAATGAATGGGTAAATAATATTTATAATGACGTTTTTGGTTTCTTTGTTACCAGTTTAGAGGCTGATGGTTATAATTATAGTAATAAAAATATAGCTATAGTTCCAGGAACACCTAATACTGCAGTAGCCATAAATACCATCAATAATGGACCTTGTCCTGATCCAAATAACCAACCATGGGGTAATTCTAATGGTACATGTACCAATTGTGCTTATTTTATTGATAATACTTATAATGTTAGACAAACTGAGTTTGATGGACTTACAACCGTATTAACAGCTTCATGTTATGTAACTCCATGTAAACAATATCATATGAAAATTGCTATTGCTGATGTTACAGATCCTTATTATGATTCTGGTGTATTTTTAGAAGAAAATAGTTTTATTAGCCCTATTGTGAATCAAATATCATACACTACCTCAAATCCAACGGCCGGTGGAGGGACCAATATGGTAGAAGGTTGCAGTAATGGTACGCTTACTTTTTCGTTAAGTTCTGCAACGCCAATGAACAGAAATGTGCCATTTACATTAGGTGGTAGTGCACAATTTGGAGTTGATTATTACACAATTCCCGATATATCGGGGTCATATACTCCGCCTAACAATTATTATGTTACTATTCCTGCTGGACAACAAACAACTACGCTATCGATAGTACCGGTTCAAGATGGTAGTATTGAAGCCACTGAAAATATTGATTTCGGCATTCAAACCAATTTATGCGGAACACCAATAATCAATTCGGGTACCGTTTATATTTTAGACAATTCTACACCTTTCTCCAGTTCGCTTCCACCAACGGTTGATATTTGCAATGGCAGTTCCACTACTTTAAATGCAACCATTAACGGTGGACAAACTCCTTTTACATATAGCTGGAACTCTGGACATACAACGAATCCTATAAACGTAAACCCTGGCTCAACAACTACATATATGGTTACTATAACCGATGCTTGTGGTTTAACCACTACAGCATCTTCTACTGTGAATGTGAATCCTGTTCCGTCGGCAATTCCATCGGTTACTACACAATCTATTTGTAGTGGAACAGCCACTAACATTACTATAGGTTCTAATGTCTCTGGAGCTGATTTTTCATGGATAGCAACTCCTAGTGGGAATATTACAGGTTATGCCAATGGTACGGGCAGTTTAATACAACAAACACTTGTTAATAGTGATGCAACCGCGGGTACGGTTACATATTCTATTCAAGCTACGGCTAATGGTTGTACAGGAAGCACTGCTAACGTTGTTGTAACCGTCAATCCATCGCCCACAATTACTTCTGTTGATGTAGTAAATAACTCTGTTTGTATTGGCACACCCGATGGACAAATAACTATTAATGCGAATGGTGGTACAGCTCCACTTAGCTATTCTTTGGATGGAGGAACTTTACAGGCTAATAATGTGTTTACACAAATTGGAACAGGTAGCCATAATGCATTGGTTCAAGATGCAAACGGTTGTCAAGCAACTTATAATAATATTCAAGTGAATGGAACAAGCGGACCGATAATAAATCAAGTTCAAACTACCGATCTTGCTTGTTATGGCATTAATACAGGTGTGATTACAATTGATGCAACCGGCGCTGTTCAGTACAGTATTGATAATGGTACAAATTGGCAAGTGTCAAATACATTTACTAATTTAGCTGCAGGAACTTATGCCATATTAGTTCAAGATGCTGGTCAATGTAATACTCCTTCATTAGCTGTAATACAATCACCTTCTGAAATTATGGCTAATTTTGTTAATCAAGATGAATTTTGTGGTACGCCTGGTAGTTCGCACATTGTAGTTAGTGGCGGAACACCGGGTTATTCTTATTTATGGTCAAATGGCTCAACACTTGATTCTATTTTTAATATAACTGGTGGTTCGTATTCAGTAACAGTTACTGATGCTAATAATTGTACCAAAGTATTTAATACAATAGTAGGTTCAGTTCCAGCTCCAATCATTAATGTAATCAATTCTACTAACGTATCTTGTTTTAATGGTGCCAATGGTTCAATAACAATACAAGCAACAGGTGCTCAATTTTATAGCATTGATAATGGTAATACATGGTCTTCTAACGCTGTTTTTAATAATTTACCTACTGGTACTTATCAAGTTATTGTGCGTGATGCCAATGGATGTACGGATTATGATGTTATTACCTTAACATCGCCATCAGCAATGACTGCTGAAATAACTGCCGATCCTGAAGTCTGTGGTGCTCCCGGTGGTGCTTCTGTTAATATTACCGGTGGTACCGCTCCTTATACTTACTTATGGACAACAGGCGATACTACTTCAGCTATTCATGGCATTTACCATGGAAACTATACCGTTACAGTAACGGATGCTAATGGTTGTACGGCTCAATTCAATGCAAACGTAGCATATCAAGGCGGAAATATTCAATTGAATTATACGACCACCAATGTAGCATGTAATGGTGATTCAACAGGTTCAATACAATTAAGTATTTTAAATATTACCCCACCATATTTAGTTAATTGGTCGCATACATCCGATACAAGCCTTATTCAAAATCATTTACCAGCTGGGGCGTATAACGTAACGGTATCTGATACATATGGTTGCACATCAGTGGCTACCATTCCTATAGCCGAACCTGCTGCTCTTAATTTAAATTTGAATATTACTCATCCTGCTTGTTATAACTCCAATGATGGTCAAATAACTGCAAATGTAAATGGAGGGGTAAGTCCTTATTCGTATAGTTGGTCGATAGGTGGTAGTGGAAGTACTATATCACCGCTGGCAGCTGGAGTATATCACCTCACTATAACCGATGCCAATCAATGTAGTGTTGTTGCTAATGATATTCAGCTTTCTAATCCACCACAATTAATCGTCTCTACTCAAGCTCAAAATCCATTATGTTACAATGGTAACGAAGGAATTATAGTTGCTGTGGCTAATGGTGGCACGCCTCCGTATCAATACCAATGGATAGGTGGAGTTGATAATGACACATTAACACAAGCAGCAAGCGGAACATATGTTGTAACCGTTGTAGATGCTCATTATTGTACCGCTACATCTAGTGCTACTTTATATAATCCTCCTGCCATGACTTTGATGTCCCAAACTCAAGTTATAAATCATATTGGTAGTATAGATATTACAGTACAAGGAGGTTTATTACCCTACACTTATTTGTGGTCAAATGGTGCTACATCCGAAGATTTAACGAATTTAGGAGGCGGAACCTATATCGTTACTGTTTCGGATGCTCATCATTGTTTATTAGTTGATACTTTTTACATAGACATTCCGCTTGAAATACCTAATGTAATAACACCTAATAATGATGGTAAAAATGATGATTTTGAAATTATTGGGGTTCAAGGATATGAAAAAGTTTCTATTGAAATATATGGGCGTTGGGGTGATAAATTATTCGATTTTAAAGGCACTGGTTTAGAATATGTGAATAAATCTAATAGATGGAATGGTAAACATAATGGTAAAGACTTGCCAATGGGCTCTTATATATATATTATTAAATTAAATGATGATGATCCTATAACGGGAGTTGTATCCATTGTAAGATAA